Proteins encoded together in one Canis lupus familiaris isolate Mischka breed German Shepherd chromosome 25, alternate assembly UU_Cfam_GSD_1.0, whole genome shotgun sequence window:
- the LOC119863959 gene encoding olfactory receptor 12-like, producing the protein MPLYNNGNLSKVYFQDFVLEGFAGGLRTQALLFAVFLALYMVTVLGNLLMIIVITLDARLHSPMYFFLKNLSFVDLCYSSVIAPNALANFFSSSKVITFAGCATQFFFFSLLATTEGFLLGVMAYDRFMAICNPLRYPITMCQSACTRLLLGAYCGGCFNSVVQTSFTFHLPFCSSNRINHFFCDVPPLLQIACGNTAINELLLFGICGLIIVAVTIVILISYGYITVTILRMRSGTGRRKIFSTCGSHMTAVTLFFGTLFVMYAQPGAIESMEQGKVVSVFYTLVIPMLNPLIYSLRNKDVKEALRRLGQKHTTM; encoded by the coding sequence ATGCCATTGTACAATAATGGAAACCTCTCCAAGGtctactttcaagattttgtgcTGGAGGGATTTGCAGGTGGCCTTAGGACCCAGGCCCTGCTCTTTGCTGTGTTCCTTGCCCTGTACATGGTGACTGTGCTGGGTAACCTCCTCATGATCATCGTTATCACCCTGGATGCCCGCCTGCACTCCCCAATGTACTTCTTTCTCAAGAACCTCTCCTTTGTGGACTTGTGCTACTCATCTGTCATTGCCCCAAATGCACTGGCCAACTTCTTCTCCTCGTCCAAGGTCATCACCTTTGCAGGATGTGCcacccagtttttctttttctccttgctgGCCACAACTGAAGGCTTCCTCCTGGGtgtcatggcctatgaccgcttcATGGCCATCTGTAACCCCTTGCGTTACCCCATCACCATGTGCCAGTCTGCCTGCACTCGCCTGCTGCTGGGTGCCTACTGTGGAGGCTGCTTCAACTCTGTTGTGCAGACCAGCTTCACATTCCACCTCCCATTCTGCAGCTCCAACCGCATCAACCATTTCTTCTGTGATGTGCCCCCTCTGCTCCAGATCGCCTGTGGCAACACGGCCATCAATGAACTTCTCTTGTTTGGCATCTGTGGGCTCATCATAGTGGCTGTGACGATTGTGATCCTCATCTCCTATGGCTACATCACAGTGACCATCCTGAGGATGCGCTCAGGAACTGGGAGACGCAAGATCTTCTCCACCTGTGGCTCCCACATGACTGCAGTGACTCTCTTTTTTGGGACTCTCTTTGTCATGTATGCCCAGCCAGGAGCAATTGAGTCCATGGAGCAGGGCAAGGTGGTCTCTGTCTTCTACACGCTGGTCATCCCAATGCTCAATCCCCTCATCTACAGTCTACGAAACAAGGATGTGAAGGAGGCCCTGCGGAGGCTGGGCCAGAAGCACACGACCATGTGA